The genomic segment ATAGTCACCGACATAACGATGGCGAAGGCGGGAATCACGTCGCGCGGACATTCGTGTGAAGTCGTGAAGGCACTCGGACACGGTAAGGAGCTCGCCGAGGAGACAGATATGACACGTACAGCCGCGGGTGTAGTCGGTACGAAGGATCAGATAGACGGAGGTATATTCGTTGTCGGAAACGCTCCGACTGCGGCGTTCAAGCTCTGTGAACTCGTCGAGGAAGAGGGTATTGAGCCCGCGTGTGTCGTCGCGACCCCGGTGGGATTCGTCAACGCCGAGGAGTCGAGACAGAGGGTCAGACAGACCGACGTTCCCTCGATCACGAACGTCTCGACACGTGGTGGATCGGGACTCGCCGCCGCGCTCACGAACGAACTCATACATATAGCCTCCGACAGGAGAAAGGAGTAGTATGTCGGAAACTCAGACACAGACAGAAGAGACAGAGGAGACTGAGTTGGGGGACGTTCGTGAATCTGAAGATTCACGCGCACACCAGAACGCAAAGCGTTCTGGGGACGTTCATGCCGTCGGTATAGGTCCGGGCAGTTCCGAGTACGTCACTCTCAGGACGAAACGTCTCATAGAGGACGCAGACGTGGTAGCGGGATTCACCGCAGTAGTCGAGAAGATCGAGGAACACATCGACGGTGCTGAGGTCGTCGAGATGGGTTACGAAGACGAGGCGGAGA from the Candidatus Afararchaeum irisae genome contains:
- a CDS encoding precorrin-8X methylmutase, which produces MTDKKNRQKQNEPNSNNPYADLGATTKQGEAIAESSMEFVRTVVGDETPEDRIRQKSVHSTGDIEFQHFMRFEGDPSPIESAVEAINSESKIVTDITMAKAGITSRGHSCEVVKALGHGKELAEETDMTRTAAGVVGTKDQIDGGIFVVGNAPTAAFKLCELVEEEGIEPACVVATPVGFVNAEESRQRVRQTDVPSITNVSTRGGSGLAAALTNELIHIASDRRKE